From the Anaerolineales bacterium genome, one window contains:
- a CDS encoding transcriptional regulator: protein MSENQALQLRAKKLGVLLRDARLSSGKSMKDLGAAIGISASTFGAIERGESSPSLPELEVLAYFLGVPLAHFWSERLVSGPGTAEELDTQRLLVLRQRSVSTLLRQARAASGLSQKDVSDRTGISASRIRRYESGETPVPLPELEHLVAALGVPLESFMDAHGPIGEWNTAQRARQNLSNLPSDLQDFVAGEENRAYLELAQRLQSISREKLQALRDALDALL from the coding sequence ATGAGCGAGAACCAAGCCTTACAGTTGCGCGCAAAGAAACTCGGCGTTTTGCTGCGGGATGCCCGCCTGTCCAGTGGCAAGTCCATGAAGGACTTGGGCGCGGCCATCGGCATTTCCGCCAGCACCTTTGGCGCCATCGAACGCGGCGAGAGCTCCCCCTCCCTGCCGGAGTTGGAAGTGCTGGCCTATTTCCTGGGCGTGCCGCTGGCTCACTTCTGGTCCGAACGCTTGGTGTCCGGCCCGGGCACGGCGGAGGAGCTGGATACCCAGCGCCTGCTGGTGCTGCGCCAGCGCAGCGTCAGCACCCTGCTGCGCCAGGCGCGGGCCGCCAGCGGGCTCAGCCAGAAAGACGTCTCTGACCGCACCGGCATCTCCGCCAGCCGCATTCGCCGCTACGAGAGCGGCGAAACGCCGGTGCCCCTGCCTGAATTGGAACATTTGGTGGCCGCCCTGGGCGTGCCGCTGGAAAGCTTCATGGATGCTCATGGGCCGATCGGCGAGTGGAACACGGCCCAGCGCGCCCGGCAAAACTTGTCCAACCTGCCCAGCGACCTGCAGGACTTTGTCGCTGGCGAAGAGAACCGCGCCTATTTGGAATTGGCCCAACG
- the gyrA gene encoding DNA gyrase subunit A, with the protein MRSAYLDYAMSVIVSRALPDARDGLKPVHRRIFYAMHDMGIRANTSYRKSARIVGEVLGKYHPHSDAAVYDAMARMAQDFSMRYPLIDGQGNFGSIGGDPPAAMRYTEARLHPMAEELLADIDKDTVDFTDNFDGSLQEPRVLPSRLPNLLLNGSSGIAVGMATNIPPHNLGELVGALNHLIDRWEKIDEVSAEDLMKYVKGPDFPTGGLVVGMDGIRDLYSKGKGQLMVRAKSRIEEGVRGRNRIVISEIPYQLNLTNLIERIAELVRDGRLEGIADLRDESDRDGLSIVLELKAGAQPQMVLNRLYKFTPLQSTFAAQLLALVDGEPRLLSLKRALQIFVEHRQVVITRRTQFELDKARARAHILEGLLKALANLDAVIKTIRESKDADTAKSSLMKRFDLSEKQAQAILDMQLRRLAALERQKIEDEYKAIQEQIAYLEDLLNSPKKILALIKSDLGDMLKTYGNERKTQVDAEGRAKDDLSEEALVADEAVLVSLTQQGYVKRVAAKSFKAQTRGGAGVRGHATKGHDEVVILVPARTLETILFFSDRGKVYSERVYRLPEADRTARGTPIINILSVSSGETITAVVVVPDFKSAAAFCVMATHQGKIKRMALGELEAVRPSGLIAMNLDDGDSLGWVRLAGEKDEIILATQQGKALRFGVGAVRPMGRQAAGVKAISIKGDDHLAGMEVVEPGGELLVVTTKGYGKRTPLKEYAAKGRGTGGMLTTDIKSFNTIGQIAAVRVVQAADEVTIISTNGVVLRTRVKEIKQASRATRGVRLMNLAEGDSVATLARIAAADLKLAGIAENGDKEK; encoded by the coding sequence ATGCGCTCTGCCTATTTGGATTACGCCATGAGCGTGATCGTTTCGCGCGCCCTGCCTGACGCGCGCGACGGCCTCAAGCCCGTGCACCGCCGCATCTTTTACGCCATGCATGACATGGGCATCCGCGCCAACACCAGTTACCGCAAATCTGCCCGTATCGTAGGTGAAGTGCTGGGCAAATACCACCCGCACAGCGACGCAGCCGTGTACGACGCCATGGCGCGCATGGCGCAGGATTTCTCCATGCGCTACCCGCTGATCGATGGCCAAGGCAACTTTGGCTCCATCGGTGGCGATCCCCCAGCGGCGATGCGTTATACCGAAGCGCGCCTGCACCCCATGGCCGAAGAGCTGCTGGCCGATATTGACAAAGACACCGTGGATTTCACTGACAACTTTGACGGCTCGCTGCAAGAGCCGCGCGTACTGCCCAGCCGCCTGCCCAATCTGCTGCTCAATGGCTCCTCCGGCATCGCGGTGGGCATGGCCACCAATATCCCGCCGCACAACCTGGGCGAGTTGGTCGGCGCGCTGAACCACCTGATCGACCGTTGGGAAAAGATCGACGAGGTTTCGGCCGAAGACCTGATGAAGTACGTCAAGGGACCGGACTTCCCCACCGGCGGCCTGGTGGTGGGCATGGACGGCATCCGCGACCTGTACAGCAAAGGCAAAGGCCAGCTGATGGTGCGGGCCAAGTCTCGCATTGAAGAAGGCGTGCGCGGCCGCAACCGCATCGTGATCAGCGAAATCCCCTACCAGCTCAATCTGACCAACCTGATCGAACGCATCGCCGAACTGGTGCGCGACGGCCGCCTGGAAGGCATTGCCGACCTGCGCGACGAATCCGACCGTGACGGCCTGAGCATTGTGCTGGAATTGAAGGCCGGCGCCCAGCCGCAAATGGTGCTGAACCGGCTGTACAAGTTCACCCCGCTGCAAAGCACCTTTGCCGCCCAACTGCTGGCCCTGGTGGACGGTGAACCGCGCCTGCTCTCGCTCAAGCGCGCCCTGCAGATCTTTGTGGAGCACCGCCAGGTGGTCATCACGCGCCGCACGCAGTTCGAGCTGGACAAGGCCCGGGCGCGTGCGCACATCCTGGAGGGCTTGCTGAAAGCGCTGGCCAACCTGGACGCGGTGATCAAGACCATCCGCGAATCCAAGGACGCCGATACGGCCAAGTCCTCATTAATGAAGCGCTTCGACCTGAGCGAGAAACAAGCCCAGGCGATTCTGGACATGCAACTGCGCCGGCTGGCCGCCCTGGAGCGCCAGAAGATCGAAGACGAGTACAAGGCCATCCAGGAGCAGATCGCCTACCTGGAAGACCTGCTGAACAGCCCCAAGAAGATCCTGGCCCTGATCAAGAGCGATCTGGGCGACATGCTCAAGACCTACGGCAACGAGCGCAAGACCCAGGTGGACGCCGAAGGCCGCGCCAAGGACGACCTGAGCGAAGAAGCCCTGGTAGCCGACGAAGCCGTGCTGGTCAGCCTGACACAGCAAGGTTACGTGAAGCGTGTGGCCGCCAAGTCGTTCAAGGCACAAACCCGCGGCGGCGCCGGCGTACGCGGCCATGCCACCAAGGGTCACGACGAAGTCGTGATCCTGGTGCCGGCGCGCACGCTGGAGACGATCCTGTTCTTCTCCGACCGCGGCAAGGTGTATTCTGAACGCGTCTATCGCCTGCCGGAGGCTGACCGCACCGCCCGCGGCACGCCGATCATCAACATCCTCAGCGTCAGCAGCGGTGAAACCATCACAGCCGTGGTGGTGGTGCCAGACTTCAAGTCGGCGGCGGCCTTCTGCGTGATGGCCACCCACCAGGGCAAGATCAAGCGCATGGCGCTGGGCGAGCTGGAAGCCGTGCGCCCTTCCGGCCTGATCGCCATGAACCTGGACGACGGCGACAGCCTGGGCTGGGTGCGCCTAGCCGGCGAAAAGGATGAGATCATCCTGGCGACGCAGCAGGGCAAGGCGCTGCGCTTCGGCGTGGGCGCCGTGCGACCGATGGGCCGCCAGGCCGCGGGGGTCAAAGCCATCAGCATCAAGGGCGATGACCACCTGGCCGGCATGGAAGTGGTCGAGCCGGGCGGTGAGCTGCTGGTGGTGACCACCAAGGGCTACGGCAAACGCACCCCGCTGAAGGAATATGCGGCCAAGGGCCGCGGCACCGGCGGCATGCTGACCACGGACATCAAGTCCTTCAACACCATCGGCCAGATCGCGGCGGTGCGCGTGGTGCAGGCCGCTGACGAAGTCACCATCATCTCCACCAACGGCGTGGTGCTGCGCACACGCGTCAAAGAGATCAAGCAGGCCAGCCGGGCGACGCGCGGCGTGCGCCTGATGAACCTGGCCGAAGGCGACAGCGTGGCCACCCTGGCGCGCATTGCCGCAGCCGACCTGAAGCTGGCCGGCATCGCCGAGAACGGGGATAAAGAGAAGTAA
- a CDS encoding biotin--[acetyl-CoA-carboxylase] ligase, with protein MDSQQFAQAVAGLPLNQTAFFDSIGSTNDVVAEWAAASQTGPALAAAGQQTQGRGRDGRRWHTPPGSALAASLLLPLPTGFDPGALGRLSGLGGLAVCEALEALGLQPQIKWPNDVLLNGKKVCGVLAEAHWAGERLQAVLLGIGINLAASAVPPAAELNFPATCVEAEVGRPVAAAALLRSLLQHLLAWLPRLADEALLLAWEARLAYKGQRVQLHSGPARWDAQLLGLAQDGRLRLRLEDGEERSFQAGEIRIRPGV; from the coding sequence ATGGATTCCCAGCAATTTGCCCAGGCTGTGGCCGGCCTGCCCCTGAACCAAACCGCGTTCTTCGACAGCATTGGCTCCACCAATGACGTCGTCGCCGAGTGGGCCGCCGCCAGCCAAACCGGGCCGGCCCTGGCCGCCGCCGGCCAGCAGACCCAGGGCCGCGGCCGCGACGGCCGCCGCTGGCACACCCCGCCGGGCAGTGCCCTGGCCGCCAGTCTGCTGCTGCCGCTGCCCACCGGCTTTGACCCCGGTGCTCTGGGGCGGTTATCCGGCCTGGGCGGCCTGGCAGTTTGCGAGGCCTTGGAGGCCCTGGGGCTGCAGCCGCAGATCAAGTGGCCCAATGACGTGCTGCTCAACGGCAAGAAGGTGTGCGGCGTACTGGCCGAGGCGCATTGGGCCGGTGAGCGCCTGCAGGCTGTGCTGCTGGGCATTGGCATCAACCTTGCAGCCTCTGCTGTGCCGCCGGCCGCTGAGCTCAACTTCCCGGCCACCTGTGTCGAAGCCGAAGTCGGCCGGCCGGTGGCCGCCGCGGCCCTGCTGCGCAGTCTGCTGCAGCACCTGCTGGCCTGGCTGCCGCGCCTGGCGGACGAAGCCTTGCTGCTGGCCTGGGAAGCGCGCCTGGCCTATAAGGGCCAGCGCGTGCAACTGCACAGCGGCCCAGCGCGCTGGGATGCCCAGCTATTGGGCCTGGCGCAGGATGGGCGCTTGCGGCTGCGCTTGGAGGACGGTGAGGAGCGCAGCTTCCAGGCGGGCGAAATACGCATTCGCCCAGGCGTTTGA
- a CDS encoding GAF domain-containing sensor histidine kinase, with amino-acid sequence MSARTESLQPAELKAVYAISRIVAETLDRDEALAAIVRLARPVFIFDNAVLYLETEQGGLEPAFARAIGRGRSTEADLAWGERAAYEAFHTGSDFLYQPEVDPNRDRLEQHFYLALPLRLGGKCIGSLVFIRFGGPTYKEEQINLAKFIATHVSQVLEHRRLVERIANLEAERRLARLQSDFVATISHEFKTPLGFIKGYSTTLLRKDTEWDAQTRREFLGIIDEEADRLSELMDNLLDSSRLQTGTLDVTKQPVDLNALIDEAQARWQTRHPELEIHWQPGPSVHVLGDPKRLAQVLENLVGNAAKYAPEGPIWIALKQQAGWAQISVRDSGPGIKESEQTLIFKRFYRSSSLKSGTRGSGLGLYICEQIVKAHSGEIHVKSGEGIGAEFQVRLPLDDARAARGDKEKAL; translated from the coding sequence ATGAGCGCCCGAACCGAAAGCCTGCAGCCTGCGGAACTCAAAGCGGTCTACGCCATCAGCCGCATCGTGGCTGAAACGCTGGACCGCGATGAGGCCCTGGCCGCCATCGTGCGCCTGGCGCGGCCGGTGTTCATCTTCGACAATGCGGTGCTCTACCTGGAGACCGAGCAGGGCGGCCTGGAGCCTGCCTTTGCCCGCGCCATCGGCCGCGGCCGTTCCACAGAGGCCGACCTGGCCTGGGGGGAACGCGCCGCCTACGAGGCCTTTCACACCGGGAGCGATTTCCTCTACCAGCCCGAGGTGGACCCCAACCGCGATCGTCTGGAGCAGCACTTTTACCTGGCCCTGCCTCTGCGGCTGGGGGGCAAATGCATCGGTTCACTGGTCTTTATTCGTTTTGGCGGGCCAACCTATAAAGAAGAGCAGATCAACCTGGCCAAGTTCATCGCCACACATGTCAGCCAGGTGCTGGAGCATCGCCGTCTGGTGGAACGCATTGCCAACCTGGAGGCCGAACGCCGCTTGGCGCGCCTGCAGTCAGACTTTGTAGCCACAATTTCACATGAATTCAAAACCCCGCTGGGATTTATCAAAGGCTACTCAACCACCTTGTTGCGCAAGGACACTGAGTGGGACGCGCAGACGCGGCGAGAATTCCTTGGCATTATTGATGAAGAAGCGGATCGCCTCAGTGAATTGATGGACAACCTGCTGGACTCCTCTCGCCTGCAAACCGGAACCCTGGATGTGACCAAACAGCCGGTGGACCTCAACGCCCTGATCGATGAGGCGCAAGCCCGCTGGCAAACCCGCCATCCTGAGTTGGAAATTCACTGGCAGCCCGGCCCCAGTGTGCATGTCTTGGGTGACCCCAAGCGCCTGGCGCAGGTGCTGGAGAATTTGGTGGGCAATGCCGCCAAATACGCGCCCGAAGGCCCCATCTGGATTGCTTTAAAACAGCAGGCCGGCTGGGCGCAGATCTCAGTGCGCGATTCTGGACCCGGTATCAAAGAATCCGAGCAGACGTTGATCTTTAAACGCTTTTATCGTTCTTCCAGCTTGAAAAGCGGGACGCGCGGCAGTGGTTTGGGCCTTTACATTTGTGAACAGATCGTCAAGGCGCATTCCGGCGAAATTCATGTAAAGTCGGGGGAAGGTATAGGCGCTGAATTTCAGGTTCGTTTGCCCCTTGATGACGCCAGGGCGGCCAGAGGAGATAAGGAGAAGGCTTTATGA
- a CDS encoding response regulator transcription factor: MTTQILVVDDEPRFLRLVSANLQTEGFQILEAANGNQAVEIAAAQTPDLIVLDVMMPEMDGFQACERIREFSEVPIIMLTAKGEEADKLRAFELGADDYVLKPFSASELLARVRAVLRRAQRGATATPQSTFSRGGLDIDFARAQVTVEGEPISLSATEYRLLLQFARNFGKTLTGEQLLRNVWGPEYSEEKEILWVSISRLRQKLERDPKNPQLIVTLSGEGYMMP; this comes from the coding sequence ATGACGACTCAAATACTTGTCGTGGATGACGAACCGCGCTTTTTGCGTCTGGTATCCGCCAATCTGCAAACGGAGGGTTTCCAGATCTTGGAAGCCGCCAACGGCAACCAGGCTGTTGAGATCGCCGCCGCACAAACGCCGGATCTGATCGTGCTGGACGTGATGATGCCCGAGATGGATGGGTTTCAAGCTTGCGAGCGCATCCGCGAGTTTTCCGAGGTGCCGATCATCATGCTGACGGCCAAAGGTGAAGAGGCGGACAAATTACGCGCCTTTGAGTTGGGCGCAGATGACTATGTGCTCAAGCCTTTTTCCGCCAGTGAGCTTCTCGCCCGGGTGCGCGCCGTGCTGCGCCGGGCGCAGCGCGGCGCCACGGCCACGCCGCAGAGCACCTTCTCCCGCGGCGGGCTGGATATTGACTTTGCCCGCGCCCAGGTCACGGTGGAGGGCGAACCGATCTCACTGTCTGCCACGGAATACCGCCTGCTGCTGCAGTTTGCCCGCAACTTTGGCAAGACCCTCACCGGGGAGCAGCTGCTGCGCAACGTCTGGGGCCCCGAATACAGTGAAGAAAAAGAGATCCTGTGGGTCAGCATCTCCCGGCTGCGCCAGAAGCTGGAACGGGACCCCAAGAACCCTCAACTGATTGTCACCCTTTCTGGCGAAGGCTATATGATGCCTTAG
- a CDS encoding ABC transporter substrate-binding protein, with amino-acid sequence MRKILQFFYLVLCAGVLAACSSAPAAAPLVVMSETADTRLIEHTFGQTEIPAYPQRVFALGEEGLLANLLDAGIKLVGSNVNLPEALPLFSAAELDGVALYQTSGQFSLEEIAKAEPDLIIGNVFFIHTAGYEKLSQIAPTVAIGGNDPLESYAQTLAAFGLSDKASADLAAFEAAAAAVAQAINAPARQVSVAAIYSGPSPAIFVDGPQTPPWLLKKLGVQFIPTEAEREGISFRDGRAFVSLERVDLLHGQELILLQSELIDGEPEALAKIQQDPLWAQLPAVQNGQVSVLDRLGYPGLRGLYALLADVQAIFE; translated from the coding sequence ATGCGAAAAATCCTGCAATTCTTTTACTTGGTGCTGTGCGCGGGCGTGTTGGCTGCCTGCAGTTCCGCTCCCGCGGCGGCGCCGCTGGTCGTAATGTCTGAGACGGCTGATACCCGCCTGATCGAGCACACCTTTGGTCAAACCGAGATCCCGGCCTACCCGCAGCGAGTCTTTGCCCTGGGCGAAGAAGGCCTGCTGGCCAATTTGCTAGATGCCGGCATTAAGCTGGTGGGCTCGAACGTCAATCTGCCCGAAGCGCTGCCGCTGTTCAGCGCGGCAGAGCTGGACGGCGTGGCCTTGTATCAAACCTCCGGCCAGTTCTCCCTGGAAGAGATCGCCAAGGCCGAACCCGACCTGATCATTGGCAATGTTTTCTTCATCCACACTGCCGGCTATGAGAAACTCTCACAGATCGCCCCGACCGTCGCGATTGGCGGCAACGACCCGCTGGAGAGTTACGCCCAAACGCTGGCCGCCTTTGGCCTGAGCGACAAAGCCAGCGCCGACCTGGCCGCCTTTGAAGCTGCTGCAGCGGCGGTGGCCCAGGCGATTAATGCGCCTGCCCGCCAGGTATCGGTGGCCGCCATATACTCCGGCCCCAGCCCGGCCATCTTTGTGGACGGCCCGCAGACCCCACCCTGGCTGCTCAAGAAGCTGGGTGTGCAATTCATCCCAACGGAAGCCGAGCGGGAAGGCATTTCCTTTCGGGATGGGCGTGCCTTTGTCAGCCTGGAGCGGGTGGACCTGCTGCACGGCCAAGAACTGATCCTGCTGCAAAGCGAATTGATCGATGGGGAACCGGAAGCCCTGGCCAAGATCCAACAGGACCCGCTGTGGGCGCAGCTGCCTGCCGTGCAAAACGGGCAGGTCAGCGTGCTGGACCGCCTGGGCTACCCGGGACTGCGCGGTTTATACGCCCTGCTGGCGGATGTCCAGGCCATCTTTGAGTAG
- a CDS encoding ATP-binding protein: MESLHLEAVVVYIPRLFDSVAANQQARLEEAGVKLTRQTAGDLPPVLADENKLEWALNQLVDNAIKFNKKGGRVHLSAQSQGRRVELAVMDTGAGIAPESIQDIFEPFHQIDGSSTRKAGGTGIGLTLAQRIVQAHGSKLLVETHLGKGSRFSFTLPLAAAAK, encoded by the coding sequence GTGGAAAGTCTGCACCTGGAAGCCGTAGTGGTGTATATCCCGCGTTTGTTCGATTCGGTGGCCGCCAACCAACAGGCCCGGCTGGAGGAAGCCGGCGTCAAGCTCACCCGCCAGACGGCGGGCGATTTGCCGCCGGTCCTGGCGGATGAAAATAAGCTGGAATGGGCCCTAAACCAGCTGGTGGACAATGCCATCAAGTTCAATAAAAAAGGGGGGCGTGTGCACCTGAGCGCTCAGTCGCAGGGCAGGCGCGTGGAGCTGGCCGTTATGGATACTGGGGCGGGCATTGCCCCAGAAAGCATTCAAGACATTTTTGAACCCTTTCATCAGATCGATGGTTCCAGCACCCGTAAAGCCGGGGGCACCGGCATTGGGTTGACCCTGGCGCAGCGCATCGTACAGGCGCATGGCTCCAAGCTGCTGGTGGAAACCCACTTGGGCAAAGGCAGCCGCTTCTCATTCACCCTGCCTTTGGCTGCGGCGGCAAAATGA
- the rpsB gene encoding 30S ribosomal protein S2, whose translation MAAIDMKALLEAGVHFGHRTQKWDPRMKPYIFTERNGIHIIDLQQTAKSLEDGYNRVREAVAKGGTILFVGTKRQAQETIEAEAQRAGMPYVTVRWLGGMLTNWQTMRQRITELDRLDRQRLEPQATGLTKKELLTDSRTAEKLEERFGGIRNMTRVPDMLFVVDVNREETAVREANILGIPVLGLVDTNCNPSVIDHVIPSNDDAIRAIKLMVAYIADAVIEGKALRSDKQEGEVEKPAANARRRKADAPTEELSDEELLGAATLAKVAEEQAKEEAEVAAKAAKEAEKAAKAAEAAEAAKAAEEAASEEGGETAEAAEAESASEEEEN comes from the coding sequence ATGGCCGCGATTGATATGAAGGCCCTTCTTGAAGCGGGCGTGCACTTCGGGCACCGCACCCAGAAATGGGACCCGCGCATGAAGCCGTACATCTTCACCGAACGCAACGGCATCCACATCATTGACCTGCAGCAGACCGCCAAGTCGCTGGAAGACGGTTACAACCGTGTACGCGAGGCGGTCGCCAAAGGCGGCACCATTCTCTTTGTCGGCACCAAGCGCCAGGCGCAGGAGACGATCGAGGCCGAGGCGCAGCGCGCCGGCATGCCCTACGTCACCGTGCGCTGGCTGGGCGGCATGCTGACCAACTGGCAGACCATGCGCCAGCGCATCACCGAACTGGACCGCCTGGACCGCCAGCGCCTGGAACCCCAGGCCACCGGCCTGACCAAGAAAGAACTGCTAACCGACAGCCGCACCGCTGAGAAGCTGGAAGAGCGCTTCGGCGGCATCCGCAACATGACGCGCGTGCCGGACATGCTCTTCGTAGTGGACGTCAACCGCGAAGAGACCGCCGTGCGTGAAGCCAACATCCTCGGCATTCCTGTGCTGGGCCTGGTGGATACCAACTGCAACCCCAGCGTGATCGACCATGTGATCCCCTCCAACGACGACGCCATCCGCGCCATCAAGCTGATGGTGGCCTACATCGCCGACGCAGTGATCGAGGGCAAAGCCCTGCGCAGCGACAAGCAGGAAGGCGAAGTGGAGAAACCCGCCGCCAACGCCCGCCGCCGCAAAGCAGACGCCCCCACGGAAGAGCTGAGCGACGAAGAGCTGTTGGGCGCCGCCACGCTGGCCAAGGTGGCTGAAGAGCAGGCCAAGGAAGAAGCCGAGGTGGCCGCCAAAGCCGCCAAGGAAGCGGAGAAGGCCGCCAAGGCGGCTGAAGCTGCTGAGGCTGCCAAAGCTGCCGAAGAGGCGGCCAGCGAAGAAGGCGGCGAGACCGCTGAAGCGGCCGAGGCTGAAAGCGCGAGCGAAGAAGAGGAAAACTAA